The sequence tggatagacggatGGATGCAGGGATGGATATACAGTGGATATATAAAGTCTCTGTTCAGATTTCCTGTTGCTTGTAATGCAGCACTCTGTCTTTTTGGCTACCAAGTCAAGAATCAtgtctacttttttttattgctttgggtcattgttaTGTAGGACTGTAACATTTTTCAGCTGTGTAACAAAAGCTCTTTTTTCCCAAGAAAAATTACATAGTCATTTGGATCTATCCGAGTCCCTTTCTCTTCACTACAGctctaatatttaatatttgtcataatattaagctttttttttttttttttttttaatctgatgaTCAAAATCAGGTGAGAACATGATTGTTAAATCCTGCTAAAACATAAATGATAATAagaattaattttgtttaacaGATGTTACACAATATTAACTCTAACTACAAACTGATAAAAAGcatggttttcttttctttaactgAGGAAAAAACACTGCAACTTGCTAATAAAATTAAGTGttccaaaaaaaatcaagatggGAATGTACAGTATCACATCAGAccctgttgattatttttctatgacAACATATCCCATCAGCGTTTATtgattaaataaagtattaaaatacgttatattttgatattttgtttttataatggTTACTTAAGTTTCCGCATGTACTGGGATCTGGTATTATTTTGATGTAAAATTGGAAATAAACTGAAAGATGTAGAACTTGAAATAGGTCATTAAAATTGAGCATATTTGTATTTAGaattactcactcattttcagtAGCTTGTTTATCTGCAGCCTAACTTCATGTAGACCAGAAAGAACAGGCATGACTTTCCAGtgttcagctgtccagttttgtTGAGCCTGTGCCCACTGCAGCCTCAAATTACTGTTCTTGGTTGAAGTTGATGGAACCTGATATAGAGTTCTGCTTTTCTGACCAATCCGCTTTGGCATGCTAcgctttctgagatgcttttccgTTCACCAAAGAAGTGGGTGTGTTCTGTACAGGAAATGCTttattgtttttggtttttgcttgtttgttataaatgaattgttattttaaatgttatcccttccactatgctttAGATACACTGGAAAACATGGTTATGGAGATATGAGTCTTCCATTCAACAAATTGGAcatgtaaataaacatatagGAAAAACATATTTCTGAAATTGGAGGCTAATTTAAACCATAAGAGCTCAATTTTGTCGATAAAACATCTTCCATTTCACAACTATGGAGTCCACTGTACTTCTGGGAACATTCAAAGttttagaaatgtttgtaagaaataaactttgtttatgtttcagtacaattcaaaacaaTTTGATTGCAGTAATTTTAACTAGAAAcagagaactgtgtgtgtgtgcgtgtgtgtgtgtgcgtgtgtgtgttgatgaaacTCAACAGTAAACATGTTAGATGAGTTTCTTGTCTCAGAGAGAAAATGACAGGATATGTAACATGCTCCTCGCTCTTATCTCCATTTAAAGTTACTGCTGTCTATGAGCGATAAAGAAATTTGTAGATTTGGTTGGAAAGCTATGGTGGCCAAgaagcacaaaacaaaataacaaaccagaaaacaaaataaagcagaacattttgtattttgttgaaCCACTGTTTACTACAAGACAGAGATTTGGTAGTATACATAaaattagatgtgtgtgtgtgtgtgtgtgtgtgtgtgtgtgtgtgtgtgtgtgtgtgtgtgtgttgatttataATTGAGTAGCACTAGCGTAAATGTGTTGGATATGATTATGGAAGGAATGGAAGTTATCTTAGCCAGAAGGTAAGCTTGAGGTGGCACTCATGTTAAAGTTAGCTAATGTTGTGTTCAGTTTGAATTTATGATGTGTGCAACGAATCAATTTGTTATGGCAGATTTTATTATGTGTTCTGGCAGGTGTTTCATATCtacataagtactgcattatcaggactgtcagtcatcacatcatcagtaTATAGTTcgcacactactgctgctgtatattgtgcAAATCAAAATAtcgcacaatactgttatttgcactaccatgcacttctcacactttatgtacataactgatctgtcatatattctgtattcatatttaatacttgcACTGTCTATATTATCTGGCATTGTCTATATTCTCACAccgtctgttttgtcttgtgtagtctgctttgtcttgtatagactgtcttgtcttgtgtagtctgttttgtcttgtgtagtctgttttgtcttgtgtagtctgttttgtcttgtatagactgtcttgtcttgtgtagtctgtcttgtcttgtgtagtctgttttgtcttgtgtagtctgtcttgtctgttttgtcttgtgtagtctgttttgtcttgtatagactgtcttgtcttgtgtagtctgttttgtcttgtgtagtctgttttgtcttgtatagactgtcttgtcttgtgtagtctgttttgtcttgtgtagtctgttttgtcttgtatagtctgtcttgtctgttttgtcttgtgtagtctgttttgtcttgtatagactgtcttgtcttgtgtagtctgttttgtcttgtgtagtctgttttgtcttgtatagactgtcttgtcttgtgtagtctgttttgtcttgtgtagtctgttttgtcttgtatagactgtcttgtcttgtgtagtctgttttgtcttgtgtagtctgttttgtcttgtatagactgtcttgtcttgtgtagtctgttttgtcttgtatagtctgtcttgtctgttttgtcttgtgtagtctgttttgtcttgtgtagtctgtcttgtctgttttgtcttgtgtagtctgtcttgtctgttttgtcttgtgtagtctgttttgtcttgtcttgtcttttttttgtcttgtatagtccaagctaaatgtatagtgttgtttatgtctgtacttttgtgagtcaccaacagctggaaccaaattccttgtgtgtgtctacaCACTCGGCCAATAAACTTGATTCTGATTCCGCTCATGCGTTCCTTTCCAATATGGCGGACGTGTACTGTAAATAACACCACGTGATTTCCTGTCTGTGGCCCTTATACCAAAAGCATGgcccaaatgttttttttctttccctttgcTGCCATCTAGCGGaataaagaattatttttaaaaagaacttgAAGGTCAGTATATTTTCATGGAATTGAGTCACTAAAATATACGAGATACTATACAATACTGTGGAGATTTTACGTTTTTTATTGAACACGTCATTCTttacttaattttattaaagcgtttaatagaaatatttcGTTTATGTTTTTGGGCTGGTCGAGCGCGTGGGTTTGACGTCATATCCGCCGGCTGCGGAAGTCTTTCTAGGTTTCATGCTGTGTTCGCTGTGCTTTGCCCTTTGAGGTGACTTTTGTCAACCAGCTCGTTCTTGGTTTATAAAATATTCCACATACGGAAAATGGCAGATTTCAGTAGTTTCGACAGGCCATCAATGGGTTCGCCGGAAAACGCCGAGGCTGCTGAACTTCAGCGTCTGATCGCTGTGGAACAACAAAAAGCTCAGTTTCAGGCTCAGGTTTGTTACTTTAACACAAGCTCTGAACTGCAGACACTCACTAAGGAAAGAGGGATCTGCTGAATATCCCGGATGTTTTAACTGATTACTGACGCACTTGATACTGATAATGATTCGATACTGATAATGATTCGATACTGATAATGATTCGATACTGATAATGATCTGATAATGATACTGAGTCGATACTGATAATGATTCGATAATGATAATTATACTGAGCCGATACTGATGATCCTATACTGATACTGGGGacgtggtagcttagtggttaaggtgatggacTATTGACCGGAAGgtctgaaataaattgtaagtcaatctggataagggtgtcggctaaatgccagaaatgtaaatataaatgatccgataatgataatgatcctatactgataatgataatgatccTATAATGATAATGATCCTATACTGATAGTGATAATGATCCTATACTGATACTGTAAATGATCCTCTACTGATAATGATCCTAtactgataatgataatgatccTATACTGATAGTGATAATGATCCTATACTGATAGTGATAATGATCCTATAATGATAATGATCCTATACTGATAGTGATAATGATCCTATACTGATAGTGATAATGATCCTATACTGATAGTGATAATGATCCTATACTGATAGTGATAATGATCCTAtactgataatgataatgatccTATACTGATAGTGATAATGATCCTATACTGATAGTGATAATGATCCTAtactgataatgataatgatccTATACTGATAATGATCCTATACTGATAATGATTCTATACTGATACTGATAATGATCCTATACTGATAGTGATAATGATCCTATACTGATAGTGATAATGATCCTATACTGATAGTGATAATGATCCTATACTGATAGTGATAATGATCCTATACTGATAGTGATAATGATCCTATACTGATAGTGATAATGATCCTATACTGATAGTGATAATGATCCTATACTGATAGTGATAATGATCCTATACTGATAGTGATAATGATCCTATACTGATAGTGATAATGATCCTATACTGATAGTGATAATGATCCTATACTGATAGTGATAATGATCCTATACTGATAGTGATAATGATCCTATACTGATAGTGATAATGATCCTATACTGATAGTGATAATGATCCTATACTGATAGTGATAATGATCCTATACTGATAGTGATAATGATCCTATACTGATAGTGATAATGATCCTATACTGATAGTGATAATGATCCTATACTGATAGTGATAATTATTCTCTACTGATAATGATCTGGTACTGATCATGATCGGATCCTGTAACCGGGTAGAAACTCACGTGCGTGCTCACGTGCAGCATATGTTTTGCTACAAAATATGTTAAATAGACAAATAATTGACCTTGCTATGATCATACTGGATCAAGTACTTCCTGTTTGAATCGATGCTGAGACTGCGTGTATTTACAGGTGCACAACTTCACAGACGTTTGTTGGGACAAATGCATCGAAAAGCCGAGCTCAAGACTGGACTCGCGCACTGAAGCATGTCTCGTGAGCTGTGTGGAGCGCTTCATTGATACCACTCTCGCCATCACGAACCGCTTCACACAGATGGTGCAGAAGGGCACACACTGAATATGCTGTCACCGTGCGACCTCTCAAGGACAAATGGCTTACATTCCTATTAGCATCTTCTGATGAATAAGAAGGAAATATCTAATGCCATAGTCTTGGACTGGATCCCAAATGACACTTTACTTTCTACAGACGTACTAATTAGAGTATATGAAAATTATTCTCCAGTTTTGTCAATCCCTTCCTCCCATCTCCAGCAGTTTCCACCTTAAAGTAACCCTGAATGTACCATAATCATTGTTGAGGGATGTgggagcctagtggttaaggtgtttgactactgatcagaaggtcatgcgTTCAagtcccagatccaccaagctaccactttcgggcccctgagcaaggcccttaacccataaCCTAAGCCcaggtgtataaaatgaaataaaatgtaagtcactttggataagtgtgtctgctaaatgccagaaatgtaaatataaaatccaAGTATTTTTACTAGATAAACTCGATAAGATAAACTAGCAATTGTCACAGATTTGACTTCTAAAATTCGTTGTGAATTGTTTAACACAAGTGTTAAAAGATTTGATCCAAATTTTAAAACCGTTCTTGCAATCATCCATCTTTAATTGAAAGAGTTTGGGTTACTTGCTTTAATCACAAATCACTATGCTCTGTATAATATTCTTGCTTCAAATTTGGAGCCATTTGGGATTTAGCCTCAGTGTTTGAGGTCTCATACATTCACATGTATCttattttttacagaagaaTAACTAGGGATGATTCCCAGTGGACTGACTGTGCATGATTATAGAACCAGATTTACGTAATGGTCCTCTCAACCACATCATTATGTCCATTCTGTTATTGTTCATGTCCCTGCAGCTTCTTGGACTTTTGTCTGAAATTATGTTCCAGCTACGGTTCTAATGATCAGATGAAACAATAAGCTCACTGATTGTCTGGATTCATTGTCAAGTCTGTGAAGTTCAGCCTTATGTTTCAAGTTGAAGATGTTTCTATATGTTTAACACCAGTGTTAATGGAAATGTAGCAAGACATGACATCGTGCTTGCTCTCGTGCTTTCAGTTAACATTTTCATGTATAATATACACACTTAAGGACCGTTTCAGACTGTTCTTAACTCATTCAAGATCATTACTGCaatttagaataaataattatcCTCATTTCCATTGCTTTGAATTTCTTATGTCTctggtgtatatataaaaaagtgacgtgacatacggctaagtacggtgacccatactcagaatttgttctctgcatttaacccatccaaagtgcacacacacagcaatgaacacacacacacacaccgtgaacacacactcggagcagtgggcagccatttatgctgcggcgcccaggaagcagttggggggttcggtgccttgctcaagggcacctcagttgttgTATTgccagtcattttttttatgttcaaaAATTATTCTGTTGTTGTCTAACAGTAGTAACAGCAGCTCCGATTTATTTAATGTCAAAATCTGATAGCCAATAACTCTTTATCAGGGCACATGGAatttaataacagcaataaaacTGGCAACTTTTCCACTAAAGGTTCACTGTAACCCGTCAGTAAGGAAGTGTACTGTGCTGCTTGTCAGCGTAGCATCTGGACCTGTTTTTGATGTTTcttgttattatatatgtgtatatgtgtgggatgggatgggatgggggGGCTATTTCCCACTCATTTGTTAAACATCAGCTAACTCCGGAAGCTGAAGGTTAACGCATGCTTTCTCAGAGTCATGTGAAGTCTCCAAAcacatcttttcaaactgctgatGTTGCAACTCTCATAGTAAAGCGCTACACACCCCCTTCTGATACGTGATCTCACAGATACCCAGATTGTTGGCTAGTGCTCCTGTAATTGACAGGGGAGGAAGTAAGTACATCGTTCTAAAACACAAAGTATCTTACGTTTGCTTCAGAAAGTCTTCAAAATGAATCCGGTTTCCAGATCAAAATATTATCGTAAAATAATATTATGCATGAAGTCTGGCACCTCGCTTTGTGGTTACTGTGTGAATGAGAATTTTAGCCTTTGTATAAAGTCGATTTAAGACAACGGGAGAGATTTAGTTGTGACTTTGGGACATTGAGGCTAAAACTCAAGTCCTATTTAATCAAATTGCAATATAAGATTTCGATTTACTTAGTTTATTATCGGATCTGTAATAATGTGTACAGCTGTCTGATGTAAACTTAGTAGTGTTTTTAAGACttgatattcaattcaattgattgcaatttatttgtatagcgcttttaacaattcacgtCTCAAAGCAGCCGTACATGAGTATAGAAACAGAGTAAAagtgttaaagtttaaaatgaagttactatatatctgtaaaatgtatccctaatgagcaagccagaggtgactgtggcaaggaaaaactccctgagatgatgtgaggaagaaaccttgagaggaaccagactcagaagggaacctcgtcctcgtttgggtgacactggacaggaaataatgtcaatgtaaatattgTCCTTTTTATAACAATTTGTAGTAGAGTGGAATTAAACAACTGAGGAACTAACAGATCAGCGCAATTTCCGAGTTCACATCAGACCCGATATAACTAATTTCCAtttagaataaaacatgaaGCTATGGCAAACAGATAAATGGTTAgaacaaattaatttgtttgcaATTATCGGGGATGGTAAAGTTTTGTAAAGTGCCATACATGATAGTTAaggatgtgggtgtgtgtgtgtgtgtgtgtgtatatatataaattacaagGTAATTTctagattatatttatatatatatatatatatatatatatatatatatatatatatatatatatatatatatatataaatataatctagAAATTACCTTGTAAGGCACAAGAGAGAAGAAATAGTGGTTCTGGAAGGACTGGTGGTGAGTATTATGTTGTTGCATTGGTAGTTTCACAACTAATAGTTTATGATTATACGCAGTTTTACTGTCTTTCTTAGAAGGGAGATCATTTTATGGTTGTGTCTTCTTTCTGAAGCAGTTTGGGgttttcgaaaaaaaaaaaaaaaagaccaaattaGTTTTATAGCATTGGAAAATTTGCAGAAAAAACTGTTGGAACTTTACAGCTTTTGGCATAGCGAATTATCCAAAACTGACTGCAGTCATAACTTAAAAACATTATGAGCAAAATATGTCAAGCACATGTTTCTGAGCTTTCACAATTCTGAAAGTTGTCACATTACCATCAGTTTAATTTACAGTCTTTGTAAATGAACTAAATTGAagtttaattttatacaaacGAAACCACCTACAATCATTTTGCTTTCTAATCCTCCACAGTGCTGTGGAATAAGCAGGTCAGTAGTGTGTTCTTTGAGGATTTGACCTTTTTGGTTCTTGCTGTGTGTTGTACACAAAGTGGCCTTTGATGGATTTGTACGTGCATGTCTTGTAGGCAGGGTGTCTGTCATCAGAGCTGATTAAAAACAGGAAGCAGATAGGTTAGCAATGCTTATTGGAGCATGCAGGAAGTCCACAGTTATAGAATCTTCATTCGCATGACCGCCGATGGTTGATGAAAGCTGGCACGACAacagacacttttttttgtattatatccAGCAAGAGGATAGATTGTGTGAATGGGAGTTAACTGAACTGTACAGTAATGACTGCCTTCATGTGAGCACCCCAGTGTTTTGGAAAAATCTATTTAGaatctttaacatttaacactttaacgttttagtgattaaaaaaagtattctaaaaaaaatccaattacataaatatttatttaataataataataataataataataataataataataataataataataataata comes from Tachysurus vachellii isolate PV-2020 chromosome 26, HZAU_Pvac_v1, whole genome shotgun sequence and encodes:
- the timm8b gene encoding mitochondrial import inner membrane translocase subunit Tim8 B, whose product is MADFSSFDRPSMGSPENAEAAELQRLIAVEQQKAQFQAQVHNFTDVCWDKCIEKPSSRLDSRTEACLVSCVERFIDTTLAITNRFTQMVQKGTH